A genome region from Triticum aestivum cultivar Chinese Spring chromosome 2B, IWGSC CS RefSeq v2.1, whole genome shotgun sequence includes the following:
- the LOC123047258 gene encoding putative G-type lectin S-receptor-like serine/threonine-protein kinase At1g61610 isoform X1, which yields MQQSMSSLPAIFILLLLVCSCNSDDRLTPTKPLSPGDELISTNGIFALGFFSLQSSAANTYLGIWYHNISERTYVWVANRDNPITSSLPGKLVVTNTSDLVLSDSDGRVLWATKTTTKTNTLTTGVGAVLLDTGNFVVQSPNGTEIWQSYDQPTDAFLPGFKLWVNYKTHVAARIVAWKGPDDPSTGEFVLSGDTSTGLQILTWRGTSLYWRAGVWNGATATSLTKSFLSQMIDDGEVAYFTYNRADDSAPARSHWKLDHTGDVIFRVWVEGSSSSSWVPLFQRPGKGCLVCGACGPFGYCDVKGDDVRQCMCLDGFEPADGGGGSSKAGCVRKEALRCGGNSYFLTLPAMKLPDKFVYLRNRSFEECAAGCDRNCSCTAYAYSNASDILLASKCFHWTGDLVDMVKADYTSDHLHLRLAGNGNNFAGTNKKISGVHVVFKIVLPLIAFLLILTCICLFCICNPRGNLSTICLALFICPTVEFAFLIFSVGIHRNNGALQVHLRASQEVWDQSLEFPRITFEDIAAATDSFHDTNILGKGGFGKVYKGTLQDGKEVAIKRLSKGSEQGIEHFRNEAVLIAKLQHKNLVRLLGYCIHEDEKLLIYEYLPNKSLDKFLFDNARKSTLNWTRRFSIIKGVARGLLYLHQDSRMTIIHRDLKPSNILLDSEMNPKIADFGMARIFGGNEQHESTKHVVGTYGYMSPEYAMEGIFSLKSDTYSFGILLLEIVSGLKISSPHHLVMDFRNLIAYAWNLWKDGKPMDFMDATITESYSPDEVSKCIHIGLMCVQDSPNARPHMPSVVSMLDNEAMPRTMPKEPMYFAQRTVEGLEMSINGASLTTLDGR from the exons ATGCAACAGAGTATGTCATCTCTtccggccatcttcatcctccTGCTCCTGGTTTGTTCCTGCAACTCCGATGACCGGCTAACACCCACTAAGCCGCTCTCGCCCGGCGACGAGCTCATCTCCACCAATGGCATCTTTGCCCTTGGCTTCTTCTCCCTGCAAAGCTCAGCCGCCAACACATATTTAGGCATATGGTACCATAACATCTCGGAGCGAACATATGTGTGGGTGGCCAACCGCGACAACCCGATCACGAGCAGTTTGCCCGGGAAGCTGGTCGTGACCAACACCTCTGACCTCGTCTTGTCCGACTCCGACGGCCGTGTCCTCTGggcgacgaagacgacgacgaagacgaacaCGCTCACCACCGGCGTGGGGGCGGTGCTGCTGGACACCGGCAACTTTGTCGTGCAGTCGCCGAACGGCACGGAGATATGGCAGAGCTACGACCAGCCGACCGACGCGTTTCTCCCGGGATTCAAGCTGTGGGTGAACTACAAGACCCACGTAGCGGCGCGCATCGTGGCGTGGAAGGGCCCCGACGACCCGTCCACCGGCGAGTTCGTCTTGAGCGGCGACACCAGCACGGGGCTCCAGATCCTGACCTGGCGAGGGACGAGCCTCTACTGGCGCGCCGGGGTGTGGAACGGCGCCACGGCCACCAGCCTCACCAAATCCTTCTTGTCCCAGATGATCGACGACGGAGAGGTGGCCTACTTCACTTACAACAGAGCCGACGACTCGGCCCCGGCGAGGTCGCACTGGAAGCTCGACCACACGGGCGACGTGATCTTCAGGGTGTGGGTCGAGGGGTCATCTTCGTCGTCGTGGGTGCCCCTGTTCCAGCGGCCGGGCAAGGGGTGCCTCGTCTGCGGCGCGTGCGGGCCGTTCGGCTACTGCGACGTCAAAGGGGACGACGTCCGGCAGTGCATGTGCCTCGACGGGTTCGAGccggccgacggcggcggcggctcctccaaaGCAGGGTGCGTGAGGAAGGAGGCGCTGCGATGTGGTGGCAACAGCTACTTCCTGACCTTGCCGGCGATGAAGCTGCCGGACAAGTTCGTCTACTTGAGGAACAGGAGCTTCGAGGAGTGCGCTGCGGGCTGCGACCGCAACTGCTCCTGCACGGCGTATGCTTACTCCAACGCGAGCGACATCCTCCTGGCATCCAAGTGCTTCCATTGGACAGGAGACCTTGTCGACATGGTGAAAGCTGACTATACAAGTGACCACCTGCATCTTCGGTTGGCCGGCAACG GGAACAATTTTGCAGGAACCAACAAGAAGATCAGTGGTGTCCATGTGGTATTTAAGATTGTACTCCCACTTATAGCATTCTTGCTGATACTCACATGCATATGTCTTTTCTGTATATGCAACCCCAGAGGTAATTTATCTACAATATGCTTAGCATTGTTCATTTGTCCTACAGTTGAGTTTGCATTCCTGATATTTTCTGTAGGCATACATCGAAACAATGGAGCCCTGCAGGTACACCTGAGAGCTTCACAAGAAGTTTGGGATCAAAGTCTAGAATTTCCGCGGATAACGTTCGAAGACATTGCTGCTGCAACAGATAGTTTCCACGACACCAACATTCTTGGAAAAGGAGGTTTTGGGAAAGTTTATAAG GGAACATTGCAAGATGGCAAGGAAGTTGCTATTAAAAGGCTTAGCAAGGGATCTGAGCAGGGAATAGAGCATTTCAGAAATGAAGCCGTTCTTATTGCCAAACTGCAGCACAAGAATCTTGTTAGACTCCTTGGATATTGTATTCATGAGGATGAGAAGTTGCTTATATACGAATACCTACCCAACAAAAGTCTAGACAAGTTCCTTTTTG ATAATGCAAGAAAATCTACACTCAATTGGACAAGAAGATTTAGCATAATCAAAGGGGTAGCCAGAGGATTACTATATCTACACCAAGATTCGAGAATGACGATAATTCACCGAGACCTCAAACCGAGCAACATCCTGCTAGACTCGGAGATGAACCCAAAGATAGCAGATTTTGGAATGGCGAGGATCTTTGGAGGCAACGAGCAACACGAAAGTACCAAACATGTAGTTGGGACATA TGGTTACATGTCACCTGAATATGCGATGGAGGGAATCTTTTCATTGAAGTCTGACACCTACAGCTTTGGTATTTTGCTGCTGGAGATTGTAAGTGGATTAAAGATCAGCTCACCTCATCATCTTGTAATGGATTTCCGGAATCTCATAGCATAT GCATGGAACCTATGGAAAGATGGAAAACCAATGGATTTCATGGACGCAACAATCACGGAGAGCTACTCCCCTGATGAAGTGTCAAAGTGCATCCACATTGGATTGATGTGTGTGCAGGATAGCCCCAATGCTAGGCCACACATGCCATCGGTTGTGTCCATGTTGGATAACGAAGCCATGCCTCGCACAATGCCAAAGGAACCTATGTATTTTGCACAAAGAACAGTTGAAGGCTTGGAAATGTCTATCAATGGTGCTAGCCTTACAACGCTAGATGGTCGCTGA
- the LOC123047258 gene encoding putative G-type lectin S-receptor-like serine/threonine-protein kinase At1g61610 isoform X2, with the protein MQQSMSSLPAIFILLLLVCSCNSDDRLTPTKPLSPGDELISTNGIFALGFFSLQSSAANTYLGIWYHNISERTYVWVANRDNPITSSLPGKLVVTNTSDLVLSDSDGRVLWATKTTTKTNTLTTGVGAVLLDTGNFVVQSPNGTEIWQSYDQPTDAFLPGFKLWVNYKTHVAARIVAWKGPDDPSTGEFVLSGDTSTGLQILTWRGTSLYWRAGVWNGATATSLTKSFLSQMIDDGEVAYFTYNRADDSAPARSHWKLDHTGDVIFRVWVEGSSSSSWVPLFQRPGKGCLVCGACGPFGYCDVKGDDVRQCMCLDGFEPADGGGGSSKAGCVRKEALRCGGNSYFLTLPAMKLPDKFVYLRNRSFEECAAGCDRNCSCTAYAYSNASDILLASKCFHWTGDLVDMVKADYTSDHLHLRLAGNGNNFAGTNKKISGVHVVFKIVLPLIAFLLILTCICLFCICNPRGIHRNNGALQVHLRASQEVWDQSLEFPRITFEDIAAATDSFHDTNILGKGGFGKVYKGTLQDGKEVAIKRLSKGSEQGIEHFRNEAVLIAKLQHKNLVRLLGYCIHEDEKLLIYEYLPNKSLDKFLFDNARKSTLNWTRRFSIIKGVARGLLYLHQDSRMTIIHRDLKPSNILLDSEMNPKIADFGMARIFGGNEQHESTKHVVGTYGYMSPEYAMEGIFSLKSDTYSFGILLLEIVSGLKISSPHHLVMDFRNLIAYAWNLWKDGKPMDFMDATITESYSPDEVSKCIHIGLMCVQDSPNARPHMPSVVSMLDNEAMPRTMPKEPMYFAQRTVEGLEMSINGASLTTLDGR; encoded by the exons ATGCAACAGAGTATGTCATCTCTtccggccatcttcatcctccTGCTCCTGGTTTGTTCCTGCAACTCCGATGACCGGCTAACACCCACTAAGCCGCTCTCGCCCGGCGACGAGCTCATCTCCACCAATGGCATCTTTGCCCTTGGCTTCTTCTCCCTGCAAAGCTCAGCCGCCAACACATATTTAGGCATATGGTACCATAACATCTCGGAGCGAACATATGTGTGGGTGGCCAACCGCGACAACCCGATCACGAGCAGTTTGCCCGGGAAGCTGGTCGTGACCAACACCTCTGACCTCGTCTTGTCCGACTCCGACGGCCGTGTCCTCTGggcgacgaagacgacgacgaagacgaacaCGCTCACCACCGGCGTGGGGGCGGTGCTGCTGGACACCGGCAACTTTGTCGTGCAGTCGCCGAACGGCACGGAGATATGGCAGAGCTACGACCAGCCGACCGACGCGTTTCTCCCGGGATTCAAGCTGTGGGTGAACTACAAGACCCACGTAGCGGCGCGCATCGTGGCGTGGAAGGGCCCCGACGACCCGTCCACCGGCGAGTTCGTCTTGAGCGGCGACACCAGCACGGGGCTCCAGATCCTGACCTGGCGAGGGACGAGCCTCTACTGGCGCGCCGGGGTGTGGAACGGCGCCACGGCCACCAGCCTCACCAAATCCTTCTTGTCCCAGATGATCGACGACGGAGAGGTGGCCTACTTCACTTACAACAGAGCCGACGACTCGGCCCCGGCGAGGTCGCACTGGAAGCTCGACCACACGGGCGACGTGATCTTCAGGGTGTGGGTCGAGGGGTCATCTTCGTCGTCGTGGGTGCCCCTGTTCCAGCGGCCGGGCAAGGGGTGCCTCGTCTGCGGCGCGTGCGGGCCGTTCGGCTACTGCGACGTCAAAGGGGACGACGTCCGGCAGTGCATGTGCCTCGACGGGTTCGAGccggccgacggcggcggcggctcctccaaaGCAGGGTGCGTGAGGAAGGAGGCGCTGCGATGTGGTGGCAACAGCTACTTCCTGACCTTGCCGGCGATGAAGCTGCCGGACAAGTTCGTCTACTTGAGGAACAGGAGCTTCGAGGAGTGCGCTGCGGGCTGCGACCGCAACTGCTCCTGCACGGCGTATGCTTACTCCAACGCGAGCGACATCCTCCTGGCATCCAAGTGCTTCCATTGGACAGGAGACCTTGTCGACATGGTGAAAGCTGACTATACAAGTGACCACCTGCATCTTCGGTTGGCCGGCAACG GGAACAATTTTGCAGGAACCAACAAGAAGATCAGTGGTGTCCATGTGGTATTTAAGATTGTACTCCCACTTATAGCATTCTTGCTGATACTCACATGCATATGTCTTTTCTGTATATGCAACCCCAGAG GCATACATCGAAACAATGGAGCCCTGCAGGTACACCTGAGAGCTTCACAAGAAGTTTGGGATCAAAGTCTAGAATTTCCGCGGATAACGTTCGAAGACATTGCTGCTGCAACAGATAGTTTCCACGACACCAACATTCTTGGAAAAGGAGGTTTTGGGAAAGTTTATAAG GGAACATTGCAAGATGGCAAGGAAGTTGCTATTAAAAGGCTTAGCAAGGGATCTGAGCAGGGAATAGAGCATTTCAGAAATGAAGCCGTTCTTATTGCCAAACTGCAGCACAAGAATCTTGTTAGACTCCTTGGATATTGTATTCATGAGGATGAGAAGTTGCTTATATACGAATACCTACCCAACAAAAGTCTAGACAAGTTCCTTTTTG ATAATGCAAGAAAATCTACACTCAATTGGACAAGAAGATTTAGCATAATCAAAGGGGTAGCCAGAGGATTACTATATCTACACCAAGATTCGAGAATGACGATAATTCACCGAGACCTCAAACCGAGCAACATCCTGCTAGACTCGGAGATGAACCCAAAGATAGCAGATTTTGGAATGGCGAGGATCTTTGGAGGCAACGAGCAACACGAAAGTACCAAACATGTAGTTGGGACATA TGGTTACATGTCACCTGAATATGCGATGGAGGGAATCTTTTCATTGAAGTCTGACACCTACAGCTTTGGTATTTTGCTGCTGGAGATTGTAAGTGGATTAAAGATCAGCTCACCTCATCATCTTGTAATGGATTTCCGGAATCTCATAGCATAT GCATGGAACCTATGGAAAGATGGAAAACCAATGGATTTCATGGACGCAACAATCACGGAGAGCTACTCCCCTGATGAAGTGTCAAAGTGCATCCACATTGGATTGATGTGTGTGCAGGATAGCCCCAATGCTAGGCCACACATGCCATCGGTTGTGTCCATGTTGGATAACGAAGCCATGCCTCGCACAATGCCAAAGGAACCTATGTATTTTGCACAAAGAACAGTTGAAGGCTTGGAAATGTCTATCAATGGTGCTAGCCTTACAACGCTAGATGGTCGCTGA